In the genome of Bubalus kerabau isolate K-KA32 ecotype Philippines breed swamp buffalo chromosome 8, PCC_UOA_SB_1v2, whole genome shotgun sequence, one region contains:
- the LRRC61 gene encoding leucine-rich repeat-containing protein 61, giving the protein MEPRGEKSGEADGVRVTPQLLKARSGEFALESILLLKLRGLGLVGLGCLGDCLGLEWLDLSGNALTQLGPLASLRQLAVLNVADNRLTGLEPLAACENLQCLNAAGNLLAGPAQLQCLAGLRGLERLRLRDPLARLSNPLCASPCYWASVRELLPGLKVLDGERVSGRGSDFYQLCRDLDSSLSPDPGAPGPRPTEAQPWVEPGYWEALPPRSSSILEEACRQFQDTLQECHDLDRQARDSLAQAMRALSPAGATAASFVF; this is encoded by the coding sequence ATGGAGCCTCGGGGCgagaagtcaggagaggctgACGGGGTGCGCGTGACGCCCCAGCTGCTCAAGGCGCGCTCGGGCGAGTTCGCCCTGGAGTCCATCCTGCTGCTCAAGCTGCGGGGCCTGGGGCTGGTGGGCTTGGGCTGCCTGGGGGACTGCCTCGGCCTCGAGTGGCTGGACCTGTCGGGTAACGCGCTTACCCAGCTGGGCCCACTGGCCTCCCTGCGGCAGCTGGCTGTGCTCAACGTGGCTGACAACCGGCTGACGGGCCTGGAGCCCCTGGCCGCCTGCGAGAACCTGCAGTGTCTCAATGCTGCAGGCAACCTGCTGGCTGGGCCCGCGCAGCTGCAGTGCCTGGCGGGGCTGCGGGGTTTGGAGCGCCTGCGGCTCCGAGACCCGTTGGCGCGGCTCAGCAACCCGCTGTGCGCCAGCCCCTGCTACTGGGCCTCAGTGCGCGAGCTGCTGCCTGGCCTGAAGGTCCTTGATGGCGAGCGTGTGAGCGGGCGCGGCAGCGACTTCTACcagctgtgccgggacctcgaCAGCTCCTTGAGCCCCGACCCTGGTGCCCCTGGCCCCCGGCCCACGGAGGCCCAGCCTTGGGTGGAGCCTGGCTACTGGGAGGCCTTGCCCCCGCGCAGCAGCTCCATCCTGGAGGAGGCCTGCCGCCAGTTCCAGGACACGCTGCAGGAGTGCCACGACCTGGACCGCCAGGCCCGGGACAGCTTGGCCCAGGCCATGCGGGCGCTCAGCCCTGCGGGTGCCACTGCCGCCTCCTTCGTCTTCTGA
- the RARRES2 gene encoding retinoic acid receptor responder protein 2 isoform X1 — MGPRDGGEAMWQLLLPLALGLGTMGLGRAELTTAQHRGLQVALEEFHKHPPVLWAFQVTSVDNAADTLFPAGQFVRLEFKLQQTSCRKKDWRKADCKVKPNGRKRKCLACIKLDSKDQVLGRMVHCPIQTQVQRLDDAQEAQCSRVERAGEDPHSYYLPGQFAFIKALSP, encoded by the exons ATG GGTCCGAGAGACGGAGGTGAAGCCATGTGGCAGCTGCTGCTCCCGCTGGCCCTGGGGCTGGGCACCATGGGCTTGGGCAGGGCGGAGCTCACGACGGCCCAGCACCGGGGCCTGCAGGTGGCCCTGGAGGAGTTCCACAAGCATCCGCCCGTGCTGTGGGCCTTCCAGGTGACCAGCGTGGACAACGCGGCAGACACG CTCTTCCCGGCCGGGCAGTTTGTGAGGCTGGAGTTCAAGCTCCAGCAGACGAGCTGTCGGAAGAAGGACTGGAGGAAAGCAGACTGCAAAGTCAAGCCCAATGGG AGAAAGCGGAAATGCCTGGCCTGCATCAAGCTGGACTCAAAGGATCAAGTCCTGGGCCGGATGGTGCACTGTCCCATACAGACGCAGGTTCAACGG CTGGATGACGCCCAGGAAGCCCAGTGCAGCAGGGTGGAACGCGCCGGCGAGGACCCCCACAGCTACTACCTCCCCGGACAGTTTGCCTTCATCAAAGCCTTGTCCCCCTGA
- the RARRES2 gene encoding retinoic acid receptor responder protein 2 isoform X2: MWQLLLPLALGLGTMGLGRAELTTAQHRGLQVALEEFHKHPPVLWAFQVTSVDNAADTLFPAGQFVRLEFKLQQTSCRKKDWRKADCKVKPNGRKRKCLACIKLDSKDQVLGRMVHCPIQTQVQRELDDAQEAQCSRVERAGEDPHSYYLPGQFAFIKALSP, from the exons ATGTGGCAGCTGCTGCTCCCGCTGGCCCTGGGGCTGGGCACCATGGGCTTGGGCAGGGCGGAGCTCACGACGGCCCAGCACCGGGGCCTGCAGGTGGCCCTGGAGGAGTTCCACAAGCATCCGCCCGTGCTGTGGGCCTTCCAGGTGACCAGCGTGGACAACGCGGCAGACACG CTCTTCCCGGCCGGGCAGTTTGTGAGGCTGGAGTTCAAGCTCCAGCAGACGAGCTGTCGGAAGAAGGACTGGAGGAAAGCAGACTGCAAAGTCAAGCCCAATGGG AGAAAGCGGAAATGCCTGGCCTGCATCAAGCTGGACTCAAAGGATCAAGTCCTGGGCCGGATGGTGCACTGTCCCATACAGACGCAGGTTCAACGG GAGCTGGATGACGCCCAGGAAGCCCAGTGCAGCAGGGTGGAACGCGCCGGCGAGGACCCCCACAGCTACTACCTCCCCGGACAGTTTGCCTTCATCAAAGCCTTGTCCCCCTGA